From Larus michahellis chromosome 8, bLarMic1.1, whole genome shotgun sequence, one genomic window encodes:
- the THUMPD1 gene encoding THUMP domain-containing protein 1, whose product MAAAEPAARKRRPKGHFAAAAGRAKRPRGGGGRQLEAGMRGILITCNMNERKCVGEAYSLLGEYGDLLYGPEQFSDHEERLSGSEREEDEDDVEAALKKEVGQIRASTEQKLRRFQSVESGANNVVFIRTRGIEPENLVHHILKDMHTTKKKKTRVILRMLPISGTCKAFMEDMKKYAETFFEPWFKAPNKGTFQIVYKARNNSHMSREEVIKELAGIVGSLNPENKVDLNNPQYTIVVEIIKNVCCLSVVRDYVLFRKYNLQEVVKSNKEDIQQTPSNLTEEQNSKVVKPETEEEEMSSKEVKQENKNQGEIEAETKGNDVLTV is encoded by the exons ATGGCCGCGGCGGAGCCAGCGGCGCGGAAGCGGCGGCCCAAGGGGCACttcgcggcggcggcggggcgggccaagcggccccgcggcggcggggggcggcagctGGAGGCCGGCATGCGGGGCATCCTCATCACCTGCAACATGAACGAGCGCAAGTGCGTGGGGGAGGCCTACAGCCTCCTCGGCGAGTACGGGGACTTGCTCTACGGGCCCGAGCAG TTTTCAGATCACGAGGAGCGGCTGTCTGGAAGCgagagggaggaggatgaggatgatgtgGAGGCTGCTTTGAAGAAGGAGGTTGGCCAGATCCGTGCCTCAACGGAGCAGAAGCTGCGGCGGTTCCAGTCAGTGGAGAGTGGTGCCAACAACGTCGTCTTCATCAGAACCCGTGGCATAG AACCTGAGAACCTGGTGCACCATATATTAAAGGATATGCATACcactaaaaagaagaaaacaagagtcATTCTGCGCATGCTACCCATTTCTGGAACTTGCAAGGCTTTTATGGAGGATatgaaaaaatatgcagaaacgtTTTTTGAGCCTTGGTTTAAAGCCCCTAATAAGGGTACTTTTCAGATAGTTTACAAAGCTCGTAATAACAGTCATATGAGTAGGGAAGAAGTAATTAAGGAATTGGCAG GAATTGTGGGCAGCCTCAATCCAGAAAACAAAGTCGATCTTAATAACCCACAATATACAATTGTggtggaaataataaaaaacgTCTGTTGCTTGAGTGTGGTGAGAGACTATGTTCTGTTCAGAAAATACAATCTACAAGAGGTGGTGAAGAGCAACAAAGAAGACATACAACAAACCCCATCAAATCTGACAGAAGAACAGAACTCAAAGGTAGTAAAACCAGAAaccgaggaggaggagatgagctCAAAAGAAGTAAAACAAGAGAACAAGAATCAAGGTGAAATAGAAGCTGAGACCAAGGGGAATGATGTGCTGACAGTGTAG